AAGCAGGCCAATGTTTTTGCGGATAACGATATACTACTGAAGATATACGCACAACTTGAACAACTGATCGACCACCTGGAGCAGCAGCTTGAATTTGGGAGAAAATTCTTTTATGGCAAGTCCGATGCCGCGCACTATGCGCCCTACGATGCCTATATTAATGAGAGCCTGATTGGCGACAACACGGTGTACGTACAAAGCGACAACCGGCGCATAACCTTCATCAACCATAACGGTTTGAATTATATGTCGACCCAGGCGCCGGATTTCTGCGAGTTTACCTATAAGCACCTGCAAAATGTGATACGCAAATCAACCCACATTAGCGTTGTGGGCGAAAAGCAGCGGAGTATTTTCTTTAATACCATTCGTAATAAAATCGCAGAGCGCAAAAAAGGCTTGATATGGATTGGAATGGCACTTTTGAGCTGGAGCGGCACGGTCGGCTGCGATTGGGTGGATTGTTTGTGTTAACGAGTTACGCTTGTCCGCCCGTTTTTTTGGGGTTGGGAGTAATGAGAAACAGTCGACGGGAAAAATCAGCATGACACAGTGGTCAATTATTCGTCAGCCTGATAAAAATATCTTCGAGCGATTTCCCTTTATTGGCAGCACGCAATCCGTCGAGCGAATCATTAGCCACTATTTTTCCTTTGTTGATAATTACCACCTGGTTGCATACGGCTTCCACCTCCTGCATTATATGGGTACTCAGGATGATGGTTTTGGTTTTGCCCAGGTCACGTATCAACTGGCGAATACCTATCAATTGGTTCGGATCAAGCCCCGAGGTTGGTTCATCCAGTATCAGCACCTGCGGATCATGCAGTATAGCCTGTGCCAACCCTACCCTTTGTTTGTAGCCTTTGCTTAGCTGACCTATCTTTTTATGTTTTTCGGGCGTAAGGCCGGTAAGCTCTATCACCTCGTCAATTCGCTTTTCAGCATCAGGCACGTCATGAATGTTGGCAATAAACGCCATCGACTCGCGTACATACATCTCCTGGTAAAGCGGGTTGCTTTCGGGCAGGTAGCCAATATTGCGTTTTACCTCCAGGGCCTGAGTTTCCACATCAAAACCGCATACCGACGCCTTGCCCGATGTTTGCGGAATATAACCCGTCAAAATCTTCATGGTAGTTGACTTGCCTGCACCGTTTGGCCCCAAAAAGCCCAGCACACCAGGCTGCGCGCTAAACGATATGCCATCCACAGCCTTTTGCTGGCCGTAAACCTTGGTCAATGATTCTACACTGATGCTCATGGGGTGTAAATGTAGGTTTTAGTCGGAAAGTCCGCAAGTCGGAAAGTCCGAAAGATTAGTTGTCGAAGATGATGAGCGACATCTTCAACTTTTATAACCCTTCCAAACGGATAATTCCTTCAAACGACCTTTTTTATTTGCCGGTATGATGAGCGTCATTTTTTAAAGCTTAGCCTGCTTTTATTTTTATAGATGCATTCAGGTGCCTTTGGATTGGAATTTATTACCCCTATTGAATTAACTAATGGGAACACAGATCATGGAAGCAAACCACAACGATGGGTTTGACCTTGCAGTAGCCGACCACATCTCGGCCATGCTGGCCTACTGGGACAAAAACCTGGTGTGCCGTTTCGCCAATACAGCCTATTTGGACTGGTTTGGCAAGTCGAGCGAGCAGCTTGTAAATAAAATGACGCTGATGGACTTGCTTGGCCCCGAGCTTTTTGCGAAAAATCACCCTTATATTATGCGTGCGCTTGCCGGCAGTCCCCAGACTTTCGAGCGGGATATCCCAATGCCCGATGGCAGCATACGACCGTCGATCGCTAATTATTTCCCCGATATAGACAGCAAAGGCGAAGTCAAAGGTTTTTATGTGCATGTGGCCGATGTCACAGCCATGAAAATACTCGACAAG
Above is a window of Mucilaginibacter ginsenosidivorans DNA encoding:
- a CDS encoding ATP-binding cassette domain-containing protein, giving the protein MSISVESLTKVYGQQKAVDGISFSAQPGVLGFLGPNGAGKSTTMKILTGYIPQTSGKASVCGFDVETQALEVKRNIGYLPESNPLYQEMYVRESMAFIANIHDVPDAEKRIDEVIELTGLTPEKHKKIGQLSKGYKQRVGLAQAILHDPQVLILDEPTSGLDPNQLIGIRQLIRDLGKTKTIILSTHIMQEVEAVCNQVVIINKGKIVANDSLDGLRAANKGKSLEDIFIRLTNN